One genomic window of Prosthecobacter algae includes the following:
- a CDS encoding nucleoid-associated protein — translation MSIKLIAHRIDKDQRSKEISHFLREKLISDSEDAQRLLAELRKALSRKSHPGQFAEEAGEKPTFQLRLERYMKAMTDKEFITLSHDLTKLLEKGMKEQVMATGGFVVFAEHKLAEDTLLLVALLSTEARTTFDAQMNPIASATLDFDHLRHGVRVRHAGVATNEPGLLQFVAQKADGVSDYFREFLGCEKLPDTSAQGRLLISVLDEVAKEHGLDIEEANSALHNYWQQCRKEDKDLSLTGLANLLNPDNPEGILSSLNDEKYGLPGNFAPPPKRVMDSLINFSYSANGLKLQLNKVKWADKISVNKTTVQIKNAPPELIAKLQEEILT, via the coding sequence ATGTCCATAAAACTCATCGCCCATCGCATCGACAAGGATCAACGCAGCAAAGAGATTTCACATTTCTTGAGGGAGAAACTGATCAGTGATTCTGAAGATGCTCAAAGGCTGCTGGCCGAGTTGCGTAAAGCACTCTCGCGCAAGAGTCACCCAGGGCAATTTGCCGAAGAAGCTGGAGAGAAACCGACTTTTCAATTGCGGCTCGAACGGTACATGAAGGCAATGACAGACAAGGAGTTTATTACTCTTTCCCATGACCTTACCAAGCTTCTTGAGAAGGGCATGAAGGAGCAAGTCATGGCCACCGGGGGGTTTGTCGTTTTCGCGGAGCACAAACTGGCTGAAGACACCTTGCTTCTTGTCGCCCTCCTTAGCACGGAGGCGAGGACGACTTTCGATGCCCAGATGAACCCGATAGCTTCGGCAACCCTCGACTTCGATCATTTGAGGCATGGGGTGCGAGTACGCCACGCGGGTGTTGCAACGAACGAACCTGGACTTCTTCAGTTTGTGGCGCAAAAAGCGGATGGGGTATCTGACTATTTTCGCGAGTTTCTGGGGTGTGAAAAACTCCCAGACACATCGGCTCAAGGGCGCCTTCTGATTTCGGTCTTGGATGAGGTTGCGAAGGAACACGGATTGGACATCGAAGAGGCCAACAGTGCTCTCCATAACTATTGGCAGCAGTGCCGGAAGGAGGATAAGGATCTGAGTTTAACGGGTCTCGCCAACCTCCTGAATCCTGATAATCCAGAGGGTATTCTTAGCAGCCTCAACGATGAAAAGTACGGGTTGCCTGGAAACTTTGCCCCACCTCCCAAACGGGTTATGGACAGCCTGATCAATTTTTCTTATAGCGCGAACGGCCTAAAACTGCAGCTCAACAAGGTCAAATGGGCAGACAAGATCAGCGTCAATAAAACCACTGTACAGATCAAGAATGCACCCCCAGAGTTGATCGCGAAGCTACAGGAAGAGATCCTGACATGA